The genomic segment CCTTATATTCTCAGTATGTTGTAGCTGTGAAACCCTCGGGCTTTTGACTTTTCGAGATGCTGTCAAAAAATAATGGCTTATAATTTTCGAAACCCTTGAAAGGATCACCATGTCAGACTGGTCATCGGGTTATGTATCGGATATCGGCTATACCTACGGATACTACAAAGAGCTGAACCCCCTGCTGCTGCGCCTTGCTTTTCTGAACGCAGGCCTTGTCTATCCCGAAGTAAAAACCGCCTGTGAGCTGGGTTTTGGTCAGGGTTTGAGTGTGAACATCCACGCAGCCGCATCCCCCGGTATCTGGCATGGTACGGACTTCAACCCTTCACAGGCAGCCTTTGCAAGGGGCCTTGCCGATATCTCCGGTGCGGATCTTCATCTTTCCGATGCAGCCTTTGATGAGTTCTGTGCCAAAGACGACCTTCCCGGCTTTGATTATATCGGTCTGCACGGCATCTGGAGCTGGATATCCGATGAAAACCGGGCTGTGATTGTGGATTTCATCCGCAGAAAACTCAATGTGGGCGGTGTGCTGTACATCAGCTACAACACCTTACCCGGCTGGGCCGCCTTTGCTCCCATGCGTCATCTGATGACAGAGCATTCCGAGGTCATGGGTGCCGAGGGCAGCGGTATCTTGAGCCGCATAGACGCATCCCTGAATTTTGCAGAAAAGCTCATGGCTACCCAGCCCCTTTACGCCCGTGCCAACACCCAGATAGCCGACAGGCTTACCAAGGTGAAGGAGCAGAACCGCCATTACCTTGCCCATGAGTATTTCAACAAAGACTGGCACCCCATGCATGTATCCACCATGGGCGAATGGCTGGAGCCTGCCAAACTCTCCTATGCCTGTTCCGCCCATTACATGGATCACATAGATGCCCTGAACCTCACCGAAGAGCAGCAGGCCCTGTTAAAGGACATTCCCCATCCTCTCTTCCGTGAGACTGTCCGGGATTTCATGGTGAACCAGCAGTTCCGAAGGGATTACTGGGTCAAGGGCATTCGGAAGCTCCAGCCCTTRGAGCAGGCCGAAAGCATCCGGGAGCAGCGGGTGGTGCTGGTATCCCACAGRCCGGAYATATCTTTGAAGGTAAACGGCACTTTGGGCGARGCCACCATGAACGAGGGTGTYTATCTTCCCATTCTGGATTTCATGGCAGACCATAAGCCCAAAACCATA from the Desulfobotulus mexicanus genome contains:
- a CDS encoding class I SAM-dependent methyltransferase gives rise to the protein MSDWSSGYVSDIGYTYGYYKELNPLLLRLAFLNAGLVYPEVKTACELGFGQGLSVNIHAAASPGIWHGTDFNPSQAAFARGLADISGADLHLSDAAFDEFCAKDDLPGFDYIGLHGIWSWISDENRAVIVDFIRRKLNVGGVLYISYNTLPGWAAFAPMRHLMTEHSEVMGAEGSGILSRIDASLNFAEKLMATQPLYARANTQIADRLTKVKEQNRHYLAHEYFNKDWHPMHVSTMGEWLEPAKLSYACSAHYMDHIDALNLTEEQQALLKDIPHPLFRETVRDFMVNQQFRRDYWVKGIRKLQPLEQAESIREQRVVLVSHRPDISLKVNGTLGEATMNEGVYLPILDFMADHKPKTIGQIVKAMXEKXISFVQVLQSVMVLAGAGHFAAVQEDGVIQKMXKRTDKLNAFIMDKARSSGDISYLASPVTGSGIQVGRFQQLYLLAAAKGKKQPAEQAAFVWDILASQGQRIVKEGKALDTMEENIAELTLQAEEFAQKQLPVLKALQVG